A portion of the Kiritimatiellia bacterium genome contains these proteins:
- the panC gene encoding pantoate--beta-alanine ligase: MEVIRDPAQMQQSALAWRAEGRRIAVVPTMGALHDGHRSLIRLARGRADRLVVTLFVNPTQFGPGEDFARYPRNFERDRAICEADGVDVLFAPDVAAMYAPDHSVWVEETALSRGLCGARRPGHFRGVGTVVVKLFMLTQPHVAVFGEKDAQQLRVVRRIVRDLNLPVEIVAAPTVREPDGLAMSSRNEYLTPDERRQAIALRRALEEAAGRVAAGERDPAVLRAAMDATIRRLAPSAEPDYIEIVDSETLEPVAWVDRPVLAAIAVRFPSARLIDNDLLRPPAAR, encoded by the coding sequence ATGGAGGTGATCCGCGATCCGGCGCAGATGCAGCAGAGCGCGCTCGCCTGGCGGGCGGAGGGTCGGCGGATCGCGGTGGTCCCCACGATGGGTGCGCTGCACGACGGCCACCGCTCGCTGATCCGGCTCGCGCGCGGGCGGGCGGACCGACTCGTCGTCACCCTGTTCGTGAACCCGACCCAGTTCGGTCCCGGCGAGGACTTCGCGCGGTACCCGCGGAACTTCGAGCGCGACCGCGCAATCTGCGAGGCGGACGGTGTGGACGTGCTGTTCGCGCCCGACGTGGCGGCGATGTACGCGCCCGACCACAGTGTCTGGGTCGAAGAGACCGCGCTGTCGCGCGGGCTCTGTGGCGCCCGCCGCCCCGGCCACTTCCGCGGCGTCGGCACAGTGGTGGTGAAGCTCTTCATGCTCACCCAGCCCCATGTGGCCGTGTTTGGCGAAAAGGACGCCCAGCAGCTGCGCGTGGTCCGGCGCATCGTCCGCGATCTCAACCTGCCGGTGGAGATTGTTGCCGCTCCGACCGTGCGGGAACCGGACGGGCTGGCGATGAGCTCGCGGAACGAGTACTTGACCCCCGACGAACGCCGGCAGGCCATCGCGCTGCGGCGTGCGTTGGAGGAGGCGGCGGGCCGCGTCGCGGCCGGCGAGCGGGACCCCGCAGTGCTTCGCGCTGCGATGGACGCGACAATCCGACGGCTCGCGCCGTCCGCAGAGCCCGACTACATCGAGATCGTGGACAGCGAGACGCTCGAGCCGGTCGCCTGGGTGGATCGTCCCGTGCTGGCGGCGATCGCGGTACGTTTCCCCTCCGCCCGTTTGATTGACAACGACCTGTTACGGCCGCCGGCGGCTCGCTAA
- a CDS encoding endo alpha-1,4 polygalactosaminidase, whose protein sequence is MALSARPLRNGRRLAKSVLVMSALGALHCAGAPGTVPPPASVGYVLQYETLGHGRQEVLQRLAASRREWLVLEPAWETGAGPAGRWSRTELEALRAAHPGRRLLAYLSIGEAEDYRDYWVPAWDANRDGRPDPGAPRWLLPENPDWEGNYRVRYWSPDWQAIVLAELARCLASGFDGLYLDIVDAFETFEYDAARRQWIDHRRNPETGRSYRADMIEWVRRIAAHARELRPGALIVPQNGEALLASADYRAAIDAVALEDLWSDGHRRQDPREIAWRLKLLQPWRAEGGWTFTIEYPERDDLRRAVVEAAARARLPLLLTDRELQTLGTWVPVPAPPRSEPAPRRRRP, encoded by the coding sequence GTGGCGCTGAGCGCTCGCCCCTTGCGCAACGGCCGCCGCCTGGCGAAGAGCGTGCTGGTGATGTCTGCGCTTGGCGCGCTGCACTGCGCCGGCGCCCCCGGCACCGTCCCCCCACCCGCCTCGGTCGGCTACGTGCTGCAGTACGAGACCCTCGGCCACGGCCGCCAGGAAGTGCTCCAGCGACTGGCGGCATCCCGCCGGGAATGGCTCGTGTTGGAACCCGCTTGGGAAACCGGCGCCGGTCCCGCCGGACGATGGAGCCGCACCGAGCTGGAGGCGCTCCGCGCCGCCCATCCCGGCCGCCGTCTCCTCGCGTACCTCTCAATCGGCGAAGCCGAGGACTATCGCGATTACTGGGTGCCCGCCTGGGACGCGAACCGCGACGGCCGCCCCGACCCCGGTGCGCCGCGCTGGCTCCTTCCCGAGAATCCCGACTGGGAAGGCAACTACCGCGTGCGGTACTGGTCGCCGGACTGGCAGGCAATTGTGCTCGCCGAACTCGCCCGCTGTCTCGCCAGCGGGTTTGACGGTCTCTATCTCGACATTGTGGATGCGTTCGAAACGTTCGAGTACGACGCCGCACGACGGCAGTGGATCGACCATCGCCGCAATCCGGAGACCGGCCGCTCCTATCGCGCTGACATGATCGAATGGGTTCGGCGCATCGCCGCTCACGCGCGGGAACTGCGGCCGGGTGCGCTGATCGTGCCGCAAAACGGCGAGGCGCTGCTCGCTTCCGCCGACTACCGTGCCGCGATCGATGCGGTGGCGCTGGAAGACCTGTGGAGCGACGGCCACCGACGGCAGGACCCGCGCGAGATCGCCTGGCGGCTGAAGCTGTTGCAGCCCTGGCGCGCGGAGGGCGGCTGGACCTTCACCATCGAGTACCCGGAACGCGACGATCTGCGCCGCGCGGTGGTCGAGGCGGCCGCCCGCGCCCGTCTGCCGCTGCTGCTGACCGACCGCGAACTGCAGACGCTGGGCACATGGGTTCCCGTGCCCGCCCCGCCGCGGTCGGAGCCAGCGCCCCGCCGCCGCCGACCCTGA
- a CDS encoding rhomboid family intramembrane serine protease, with amino-acid sequence MLPLRDENPTVHTSVAMVLIVAANLAAWIFVQGLGAPEPLVRSICSWGVIPGELLGTVRPGTMIPISREFVCVIEDHANWWTLLTSMFLHGSWLHLLGNMWFLWIFGDNVEDAMGPVRFTIFYLLCGLAAAAAQILSNPASPVPMVGASGAIGGVMGAYAMLFPTRPVQTLILFGFWARVVVMPAIVMLGYWFLLQLLGTLFSVGPASGGVAFWAHVGGFLAGVGLVRLFCDPRRLAACRRRRRAAVWW; translated from the coding sequence ATGCTGCCACTGCGCGACGAAAACCCGACCGTTCACACTTCGGTGGCGATGGTGCTGATCGTGGCGGCGAACCTGGCCGCCTGGATCTTCGTGCAGGGGCTCGGTGCGCCGGAACCGCTGGTGCGTTCGATCTGCTCCTGGGGAGTGATCCCGGGCGAGCTGCTCGGCACGGTGCGGCCGGGCACGATGATCCCGATTTCGCGCGAGTTCGTGTGCGTGATCGAGGACCATGCGAACTGGTGGACGTTGCTGACCTCGATGTTTCTGCACGGCAGCTGGCTGCATCTGCTCGGCAACATGTGGTTTCTTTGGATTTTCGGCGACAACGTCGAGGACGCGATGGGGCCGGTGCGGTTCACGATCTTTTATCTGCTTTGCGGTCTGGCGGCCGCCGCCGCGCAGATCCTCTCCAACCCCGCCAGTCCGGTGCCGATGGTCGGTGCGTCCGGTGCGATCGGTGGGGTGATGGGGGCGTACGCGATGTTGTTCCCGACGCGGCCGGTGCAGACGCTGATACTCTTCGGGTTCTGGGCGCGGGTGGTCGTGATGCCGGCGATCGTGATGCTCGGCTATTGGTTTCTTTTGCAGCTGCTCGGAACGTTGTTTTCGGTGGGACCGGCGTCGGGCGGCGTCGCGTTCTGGGCGCACGTGGGCGGGTTCCTCGCCGGCGTTGGGCTGGTGCGGTTATTTTGCGACCCGCGGCGTCTGGCCGCCTGTCGCCGACGCCGGCGAGCGGCGGTGTGGTGGTGA
- a CDS encoding succinylglutamate desuccinylase/aspartoacylase family protein — protein sequence MGSRARPAAVGASAPPPPTLIRMAPLRHARPNIGKCPTYRFQPLDRQKHARAVVLLALLLRLFSAVADDGPAGVLLDATDTATPWYETHGNAPGPIVVLVGGTHGDEIAGAIAADQIRRWPLCRGRLRVLPRANVRAIAAGRRTAPDQPSATANLNRNFPTGRLPEPRGELAAAIWRWLSAEPPDWVLDLHEGSGVHATNRGTVGSSLIVPPDANVRAIATQLWRRVNTTVTDPSLQFTILATGGVTGGLMRAAWERLGARAITLETTMAYPLALRVRQHRLMVHELLRRLEMIGEEVRPEVPLAPRGPRPPQGCELRVAVYADAGAEPAAVRGLLAELEAPGRVVMPVGAAEIADSALAAFDVLVVPDEPTTRAGALRTEFDARVAERIRHFVRSGGGYVGLGAGADAGRELGFVRAPPASPTGAVSIRSGGGRVALFRVLPSSQTASLIAAIEWAGGAANASAPAPGH from the coding sequence ATGGGTTCCCGTGCCCGCCCCGCCGCGGTCGGAGCCAGCGCCCCGCCGCCGCCGACCCTGATTCGCATGGCGCCGTTGCGCCACGCCCGTCCAAACATTGGAAAATGTCCGACGTACCGCTTCCAACCGTTGGACCGACAGAAACACGCGCGCGCCGTCGTGCTGCTCGCCCTCCTCCTGCGGCTGTTTTCCGCCGTTGCCGACGATGGACCCGCTGGCGTGCTGCTCGACGCAACCGATACGGCGACCCCATGGTACGAGACCCACGGCAACGCCCCGGGACCTATCGTCGTGCTCGTCGGCGGCACACACGGCGACGAGATCGCCGGCGCCATCGCGGCCGATCAGATCCGCCGATGGCCGTTGTGTCGCGGCCGGCTGCGCGTGCTGCCACGCGCCAACGTCCGCGCGATCGCGGCCGGACGACGCACCGCGCCGGATCAGCCCTCCGCGACCGCGAATCTGAACCGCAACTTCCCCACCGGCCGGCTGCCGGAACCGCGTGGCGAGCTCGCCGCCGCGATCTGGCGGTGGCTCTCCGCCGAACCGCCGGACTGGGTGCTGGACCTGCACGAGGGCAGCGGTGTGCACGCGACCAACCGCGGAACTGTCGGCAGTTCGTTGATCGTGCCCCCCGACGCAAACGTTCGCGCGATCGCAACGCAGCTGTGGCGCCGTGTGAACACAACCGTCACCGATCCCTCACTGCAGTTTACGATTCTGGCGACCGGCGGTGTCACCGGCGGGCTGATGCGCGCGGCATGGGAACGACTCGGCGCCCGAGCGATCACGCTCGAGACAACAATGGCGTATCCACTGGCGCTGCGTGTTCGTCAGCACCGGCTGATGGTCCACGAGCTGCTCCGCCGGCTGGAGATGATCGGTGAAGAGGTCCGCCCCGAAGTGCCGCTGGCGCCACGCGGCCCTCGTCCGCCCCAGGGGTGCGAACTGCGGGTCGCGGTGTACGCGGATGCGGGCGCCGAGCCGGCGGCGGTGCGCGGTTTGCTCGCTGAGCTGGAAGCCCCCGGCCGGGTCGTGATGCCGGTTGGCGCGGCCGAGATCGCGGACAGCGCGCTGGCAGCGTTCGATGTGCTGGTCGTGCCGGATGAACCCACGACGCGGGCCGGCGCGCTGCGTACCGAGTTCGATGCGCGCGTCGCCGAGAGGATTCGCCACTTCGTTCGGAGCGGCGGTGGCTACGTGGGGCTCGGCGCCGGCGCAGACGCCGGCAGGGAGCTCGGGTTCGTCCGCGCACCGCCCGCAAGCCCCACCGGCGCAGTGAGCATCAGATCGGGCGGCGGGCGCGTAGCGCTTTTTCGTGTTCTGCCGAGCAGCCAGACGGCATCACTGATCGCGGCGATCGAGTGGGCCGGAGGCGCCGCCAACGCGAGCGCGCCGGCGCCCGGCCACTGA
- the panB gene encoding 3-methyl-2-oxobutanoate hydroxymethyltransferase, whose product MSSGSDVWTVARVRALKGRRFACVTATDAVTARWADEAGLPLVLVGDSLAMTVLGHPTTLPATMSAMLHHAAAVVRGTNRALVIADMPFLSYQVSDEEALHNAGRFLQEAGVAGVKMEGGRVRAATVRRLVDNGVPVLGHIGLLPQSVRAMGGYAVQGRTASDAARLLADARALEAAGVFAIVLEGMPAAVARRITASVKVPTIGIGAGPHCDGQILVLHDLLGMTAGRAPKFVRRYAELGAEAVAALQRFRHDVETGRFPTAEHCY is encoded by the coding sequence ATGAGCAGCGGCTCCGACGTGTGGACCGTCGCGCGCGTGCGCGCGCTGAAAGGCCGCCGGTTCGCCTGCGTCACCGCGACCGACGCGGTGACCGCCCGCTGGGCGGACGAGGCCGGGCTGCCACTGGTGCTGGTCGGCGACTCGCTGGCGATGACGGTGCTCGGCCACCCGACCACGCTGCCGGCAACCATGTCCGCGATGCTGCACCATGCCGCCGCGGTGGTGCGCGGCACGAACCGCGCGCTGGTGATCGCGGACATGCCCTTCCTCTCCTACCAGGTGTCCGACGAAGAGGCTCTGCATAACGCGGGCCGCTTTCTGCAGGAGGCCGGCGTCGCGGGAGTGAAGATGGAGGGCGGCCGCGTGCGCGCGGCGACGGTGCGGCGGCTGGTGGACAACGGCGTGCCGGTGCTCGGCCACATCGGGCTGCTGCCGCAGAGCGTGCGGGCGATGGGCGGCTACGCGGTGCAAGGGCGGACCGCATCGGACGCGGCGCGGTTGCTGGCCGACGCGCGCGCGCTGGAAGCCGCGGGCGTGTTCGCGATCGTGCTGGAAGGGATGCCCGCCGCGGTTGCGCGGCGCATCACCGCGAGTGTGAAAGTGCCGACGATCGGCATCGGTGCCGGCCCTCACTGCGACGGCCAGATCCTCGTGCTGCACGATCTGCTGGGCATGACCGCCGGCCGCGCCCCGAAATTCGTCCGCCGCTACGCGGAGCTCGGCGCGGAGGCGGTCGCCGCGCTGCAGCGGTTCCGCCACGATGTGGAAACGGGCCGCTTTCCCACTGCCGAACACTGCTATTGA
- a CDS encoding dCMP deaminase family protein, with protein MPRPRRTSDRPDWDEYFIDIAHVVARRSNCRRRRVAALIVCDRRIVSTGYNGTPRGVPNCMDGGCARCASTTASGERLGDCICAHAEENAIVQAAYHGIAVRGGTLYCTTSPCLMCCKMIINAGIREVVYEEEYSFSDAARRLLEIAGVTVRRYRRARRRAD; from the coding sequence ATGCCGCGCCCGCGACGAACCTCAGACCGGCCCGACTGGGACGAGTACTTCATTGACATTGCGCATGTGGTTGCGCGCCGCAGCAACTGCCGCCGGCGGCGCGTGGCGGCGCTCATCGTCTGCGACCGGCGGATTGTCTCCACCGGCTACAACGGCACACCGCGCGGCGTGCCGAATTGCATGGACGGCGGGTGCGCGCGCTGCGCCTCCACGACGGCCAGCGGCGAGCGCCTGGGCGACTGCATTTGCGCGCACGCGGAGGAGAACGCGATCGTGCAGGCCGCCTATCACGGCATCGCGGTGCGCGGCGGAACGCTCTACTGTACGACCAGCCCCTGCCTGATGTGCTGCAAAATGATCATCAATGCCGGCATCCGCGAGGTGGTGTACGAGGAAGAATACTCATTCTCCGACGCGGCGCGCCGGCTGCTGGAGATCGCCGGTGTCACCGTTCGCCGCTACCGGCGGGCGCGGCGCCGCGCGGATTGA